A stretch of Imperialibacter roseus DNA encodes these proteins:
- a CDS encoding family 78 glycoside hydrolase catalytic domain — MKNRYIKGVLFSLLLLTTHALLSQGSFQVVNLKTEYASTPLGIDVEKPRFSWQMQSSDNSRGLKQTAYQIVVASEKGNEVWNSGKIESDKALGVTYGGAILQPTIKYNWTVTLWDNQKTSASASSWFETGLMNADPNLSAWSGATWIGGSDDDLVFYSHYLSVFKLSYQLQLDEASASTKAGFIFGANDSRLMDKDMNILGVHSGENESYIKFELDISKVDGTPAGLASFNIYRVGYSPEDKADVPFKRYQLPLSLVNNANKYTPHTFYADCNFGVFEIFLDGDDAEHLITKSDDPNPSPFAPRGLNLNPVGLGNNFISFPMVADIGFSTDRGQKASFSDVEIKNFRFPSNALFKENLASIASYKGVFSSFLNGTKTGFSIANAAYVVDGATVIADPGRNATPMLRTKFSAENKTIAKARLYVTARGIYEMYINGQRISNDYFNPGLTQYNKTHMYQTYDVTDKMIAGKANAVGAWLAEGWWSGNITYSGESWNYFGDRQSLLAKLVVTYADGTEQVITTKPDTWKLFTNGPIRVGSFFQGEVYDATLEEKIKGWAKADYNDANWKPAVKVPLESTAYIGTFPGRGGPTTFDYDDLQLVGQMGANPSIVKTLTAKSVEEVRPGVFVYDMGQNMVGFPNISLNGKAGDKITLRYAEVKYPSLDEYGNNVGMIMLENIRAALTQDIWILKGGDETVQPRFTFHGYRFLEITGIEKALPLESVKGMVVSSIQELASSYQTSNDLVNKLWENITWSMRGNFLSIPTDTPARNERMGWSGDINVFSGASTYLANNDLFLRRHLLAMRDIQREDGRFTDVAPVGGGFGGTLWGSAGIIVAWETYRQYGDLELLREHYDAMKKYVAFLHSRTDPKTGIINEGPLGDWLSPENNKNDNTLFWTAYQIYDLEILAKTANILGHADEAKTFLAQRNERKAFFNTKYIDKATHKTVKSGFRAPRFGPPGQTPDDDTSDEGQPMDTQASYAIPLALGAFNEENVPYAIQYLAAAVERQNTDDGGATRPAYSLMTGFIGTASLTEALSENGRSDLAYKLLQQTSYPSWLYSVVNGATTIWERLNSYTVENGFGGNNSMNSFNHYSFGAVGAWMYNYSLGIQRDPDSPAFKHFILQPTPDPNGQMTWAKGYYDSMYGRIESSWKVEGNKLSYTTTVPPNTSATLYLPTNSSKDITEGGKSINKNTKGVIFVKMENGKAVFELGSGSYEFVIAK, encoded by the coding sequence ATGAAAAACCGTTACATCAAAGGAGTGCTTTTCTCTCTCCTACTCCTGACAACTCATGCATTATTATCGCAGGGCTCGTTCCAAGTTGTCAACCTCAAAACAGAGTATGCCTCCACCCCCTTGGGCATTGACGTGGAAAAGCCTCGTTTCAGCTGGCAAATGCAGAGTTCAGACAATTCAAGGGGGCTGAAGCAAACGGCCTATCAAATCGTAGTGGCTTCGGAAAAAGGAAATGAGGTATGGAACTCTGGCAAGATCGAGAGTGATAAAGCGTTAGGCGTTACATACGGCGGTGCCATCCTCCAGCCCACCATCAAATATAACTGGACGGTAACCTTATGGGACAACCAAAAAACAAGTGCCTCGGCATCTTCATGGTTCGAAACAGGTCTGATGAATGCTGACCCGAATCTGTCAGCCTGGAGCGGTGCCACCTGGATAGGGGGAAGCGATGATGATTTGGTCTTCTACTCCCATTACCTGTCGGTCTTTAAACTAAGCTACCAACTTCAGCTAGATGAAGCGTCCGCTTCAACTAAGGCTGGATTCATTTTCGGTGCCAACGATAGTCGGCTCATGGACAAAGACATGAACATCCTGGGCGTGCACAGCGGTGAAAATGAAAGCTATATCAAGTTCGAACTGGACATTTCAAAAGTAGATGGCACACCAGCAGGTTTGGCGAGCTTTAATATTTACAGGGTAGGTTATTCGCCTGAAGACAAGGCTGATGTTCCATTCAAACGGTATCAGCTCCCTCTTTCGCTCGTTAACAACGCCAATAAGTACACCCCACATACATTTTATGCCGACTGCAACTTTGGTGTGTTCGAAATTTTTTTGGATGGCGACGACGCAGAGCATCTGATCACCAAAAGCGACGACCCCAACCCAAGTCCCTTTGCTCCCAGAGGCTTGAACCTTAATCCAGTAGGGTTGGGCAATAACTTCATCAGCTTTCCCATGGTCGCTGATATTGGATTCTCCACCGACAGAGGACAAAAGGCTTCTTTTTCCGATGTTGAAATAAAGAACTTCCGCTTTCCGTCCAATGCTCTTTTCAAAGAAAATCTCGCATCCATCGCAAGCTACAAAGGCGTGTTTTCAAGCTTCCTTAACGGTACAAAAACGGGCTTTAGCATTGCGAACGCCGCTTATGTTGTAGATGGGGCCACGGTGATAGCCGATCCTGGCCGAAATGCGACACCTATGCTCCGAACCAAATTTTCGGCAGAGAACAAAACCATCGCCAAAGCAAGACTTTATGTGACAGCCCGGGGCATTTACGAAATGTATATCAACGGCCAGAGAATCAGCAATGATTACTTCAACCCAGGTCTTACACAGTACAACAAAACCCACATGTACCAAACCTACGACGTCACTGATAAGATGATTGCAGGGAAGGCCAATGCGGTAGGTGCCTGGCTGGCGGAAGGCTGGTGGAGCGGCAACATTACGTACAGCGGTGAAAGTTGGAACTACTTTGGAGACAGGCAGTCGCTGCTCGCTAAGCTGGTCGTTACCTATGCCGACGGAACTGAGCAGGTAATTACAACAAAGCCTGACACCTGGAAGCTTTTCACAAATGGCCCTATTAGAGTCGGTAGCTTTTTTCAAGGGGAAGTGTACGATGCGACATTAGAGGAAAAAATAAAAGGATGGGCCAAAGCCGACTACAATGACGCTAATTGGAAGCCAGCAGTGAAAGTTCCTTTGGAGAGCACAGCCTACATAGGCACCTTCCCAGGCAGAGGCGGGCCAACTACCTTCGACTATGACGACCTTCAGCTAGTCGGTCAAATGGGAGCCAACCCATCAATCGTGAAGACGCTGACTGCTAAAAGTGTGGAAGAAGTAAGGCCTGGTGTATTCGTGTACGACATGGGCCAAAACATGGTCGGCTTCCCCAATATTTCACTGAATGGCAAAGCCGGTGACAAAATCACTTTGAGGTATGCAGAAGTAAAATACCCGTCACTTGACGAATACGGCAACAACGTGGGCATGATCATGCTGGAAAATATTCGGGCAGCACTAACGCAGGATATTTGGATATTGAAAGGAGGCGACGAAACCGTCCAGCCAAGGTTTACTTTCCACGGTTACAGGTTTCTGGAGATCACGGGCATTGAAAAAGCACTGCCGCTGGAAAGCGTAAAGGGCATGGTAGTGAGTTCCATCCAGGAGCTTGCCTCCAGCTATCAAACCTCCAACGACCTGGTGAACAAGCTCTGGGAAAATATTACCTGGTCGATGCGGGGGAATTTCCTATCGATCCCAACGGATACTCCGGCCCGGAATGAAAGAATGGGCTGGAGTGGGGACATCAACGTATTTTCAGGTGCTTCCACCTACCTGGCCAACAACGACCTTTTCCTTCGCAGGCATTTGCTGGCGATGCGAGATATTCAAAGAGAAGATGGTCGCTTTACTGACGTAGCACCTGTGGGAGGTGGCTTCGGCGGCACCCTTTGGGGAAGTGCAGGCATCATTGTTGCCTGGGAAACTTACAGGCAGTATGGCGACTTGGAGTTGCTGAGAGAGCACTACGACGCTATGAAAAAATACGTAGCCTTTCTTCATTCGAGAACTGATCCGAAAACGGGCATTATTAACGAGGGCCCATTGGGCGACTGGCTGAGTCCGGAAAACAACAAAAACGACAACACACTGTTTTGGACAGCCTACCAAATATATGACCTCGAAATATTGGCAAAAACAGCCAATATCTTAGGTCACGCCGATGAAGCCAAAACCTTTCTTGCTCAACGGAACGAGCGTAAGGCTTTCTTCAATACCAAATATATCGACAAAGCCACGCACAAAACAGTTAAGTCGGGGTTCAGGGCGCCACGATTTGGCCCCCCTGGCCAAACCCCTGACGACGACACCTCCGACGAAGGACAGCCCATGGACACACAGGCGAGCTATGCTATTCCTTTAGCACTGGGCGCATTCAACGAAGAAAACGTACCCTACGCCATCCAATACCTGGCGGCAGCTGTTGAACGCCAAAACACAGACGACGGTGGAGCCACCCGACCAGCTTACTCGCTCATGACCGGATTTATTGGCACGGCCTCACTCACCGAAGCCCTTTCAGAAAACGGCAGGAGTGACCTGGCTTACAAGCTACTGCAGCAAACCAGTTACCCTTCCTGGCTCTATTCCGTCGTTAATGGAGCCACCACCATCTGGGAGCGACTCAACTCCTACACTGTGGAAAATGGCTTTGGTGGCAACAATAGTATGAATTCCTTTAACCATTATTCTTTCGGAGCTGTGGGTGCGTGGATGTACAACTATTCTCTTGGCATCCAAAGAGACCCCGATAGCCCGGCTTTCAAGCATTTCATTCTACAACCCACTCCTGACCCCAACGGGCAAATGACCTGGGCGAAAGGATATTATGACTCGATGTATGGAAGAATTGAAAGCAGCTGGAAAGTGGAAGGCAACAAACTCAGCTACACCACTACCGTGCCCCCTAACACTTCGGCAACACTCTATTTGCCTACCAACTCATCAAAAGACATTACAGAAGGAGGAAAGTCGATCAACAAAAACACAAAAGGGGTAATTTTTGTGAAAATGGAGAATGGAAAAGCGGTGTTTGAATTGGGTTCGGGCAGCTATGAATTTGTGATTGCTAAATAG
- a CDS encoding FGGY-family carbohydrate kinase, whose protein sequence is MGKPVTLIFDIGKTNKKLFLFDEDLSEIKHEYIRFEEIPDEDGFLSEDLPSLVKWIKDSADRVFNNPDYEVKAVNFSTYGASMVHLDEKGELVTPFINYLKPFPEELLNDFFSKYGPEEMFSVSTASPSMGMLNSGLQLYFLKYKRPNAFKRLHKSLHFPQYLSYLFTGNLSTDFTSLGCHTGLWDFGQNKYADWLEKEDLVRYLTPLEESTKTTHVDINGNSVNVGIGVHDSSSALVPYIQANDDPFVLISTGTWSICMNIFNDKVLTAEELKADCLNFLSAKGISIKASRLFLGKHLSNQAKLLSEFFDIDYQTYKTVAWKKDFKTKKKTDKELLFDHSVLHPERFGFVNNPKQDLSIFESYEDAYFHLMDELTDLQIASLKLAIGDTDIKRIFIDGGFSSNEVFVKMLADKLPTYKIYSTSFALGTALGAALLVNYRTITKEFLSKNYNVKKHSPSS, encoded by the coding sequence ATGGGAAAGCCAGTCACGCTGATATTTGACATTGGGAAAACGAACAAGAAATTATTTCTTTTTGACGAGGATCTCTCCGAAATTAAGCATGAGTATATTCGCTTTGAGGAAATTCCTGATGAAGATGGATTTCTCTCGGAAGACCTCCCGTCACTCGTTAAATGGATAAAAGATAGCGCTGACAGGGTATTTAATAACCCTGACTACGAGGTCAAGGCGGTCAACTTCTCCACCTACGGCGCTTCGATGGTTCATCTGGACGAGAAAGGAGAGTTAGTCACCCCTTTTATCAACTACCTGAAGCCTTTCCCTGAAGAGTTGCTCAATGACTTCTTTTCGAAATACGGCCCCGAAGAAATGTTTTCAGTGTCTACCGCCAGCCCATCGATGGGAATGCTTAATTCTGGCTTGCAACTGTATTTTCTTAAATACAAAAGGCCCAATGCATTCAAAAGGCTCCACAAGAGTCTTCATTTTCCACAATACCTCAGCTATCTGTTTACAGGAAATCTCTCAACAGACTTTACAAGTCTGGGCTGTCATACCGGGCTTTGGGATTTCGGCCAAAACAAGTATGCCGACTGGCTGGAAAAAGAGGATCTGGTGCGCTACCTTACCCCTCTTGAAGAATCAACCAAAACAACCCATGTCGACATAAATGGAAACTCTGTCAATGTGGGAATCGGTGTTCACGACAGTTCCTCCGCATTGGTTCCCTATATCCAGGCCAATGATGACCCATTCGTGCTCATATCAACGGGCACGTGGAGCATTTGCATGAATATTTTCAACGACAAGGTGTTGACCGCTGAGGAGTTAAAGGCTGATTGTTTGAATTTCCTCTCAGCCAAGGGCATCTCCATCAAAGCGTCTCGATTATTTTTAGGGAAACACCTCAGCAACCAGGCAAAGCTCTTGAGCGAATTTTTCGACATTGACTATCAAACTTATAAGACTGTTGCCTGGAAGAAAGATTTCAAGACAAAGAAAAAAACAGACAAAGAGCTTTTGTTTGATCACAGTGTGCTGCATCCCGAACGATTTGGGTTTGTAAACAACCCCAAACAAGATCTTTCAATTTTTGAGAGCTACGAAGATGCTTATTTCCATCTGATGGACGAATTGACAGATTTGCAAATTGCTTCTCTCAAACTGGCCATTGGAGACACCGATATCAAAAGAATATTTATTGATGGGGGCTTTAGTTCCAACGAAGTGTTTGTAAAGATGCTGGCCGACAAATTGCCCACTTATAAAATTTACTCTACTTCTTTTGCTCTCGGCACTGCACTGGGTGCTGCTTTGTTGGTAAATTACCGAACGATCACCAAGGAATTTCTTAGTAAGAACTATAACGTTAAAAAGCATTCTCCCTCGAGCTAG
- a CDS encoding TIM barrel protein yields the protein MTYWYPMITKNNILENNTAKKALHQKRFTPVADTLTDQGIDVESILKKLDTFQIAIPSWALGTGGTRFARFPEGGEPRSLEEKIEDVGLLHMLNASSNAISLHIPWDIPKDAKAIKELASSHGLLFDAVNSNTFQDQPDAKVSYKFGSLCHVDKHVRDEAIAHNKEVIDHGVALGSKALTVWLADGSSFPGQLNFREALQRTQDSLQQIYDHLPADWKVLVEYKPYEPYFYSMVIPDWGTSHLLASSLGEKALSLVDLGHHLPNTNIEQIVAILMMQKKLGGFHFNDSKYGDDDLTVASIKPYQFFLIFNELVDGMQNTKNPELSWMIDASHNLKDPIEDLIQAIEAIKIAYAQALIVDRAALKKAQATNDVSAAQEVLQNAFRTDVRALVAESRMRMGGAYDPLRTFRENQIRKELIAKRGLKTVATGL from the coding sequence ATGACATATTGGTACCCCATGATCACAAAAAACAATATCCTCGAAAATAACACGGCCAAAAAAGCGCTTCACCAAAAGCGCTTCACCCCCGTCGCCGACACCCTCACCGACCAGGGCATCGACGTAGAATCGATACTAAAAAAACTCGACACCTTCCAAATCGCCATCCCCAGCTGGGCACTTGGCACGGGAGGCACCCGTTTCGCACGCTTCCCGGAAGGTGGAGAGCCTCGCTCTCTGGAAGAAAAGATCGAAGATGTCGGGTTACTGCATATGCTTAATGCTTCCAGCAACGCCATCAGCCTGCACATTCCCTGGGACATTCCAAAAGATGCCAAGGCCATCAAAGAACTAGCCTCCTCTCACGGGCTGCTTTTTGACGCTGTCAACTCAAACACCTTTCAGGATCAGCCTGACGCCAAAGTGTCGTACAAATTTGGTTCGCTGTGTCATGTCGACAAGCACGTAAGGGATGAAGCCATCGCCCACAACAAAGAGGTGATTGATCACGGCGTGGCGCTGGGTTCCAAAGCACTCACGGTTTGGTTGGCAGACGGCTCGTCGTTTCCGGGCCAACTGAATTTCAGAGAAGCACTGCAACGCACGCAGGATTCTCTGCAACAAATATATGACCACCTTCCCGCCGACTGGAAAGTGCTGGTGGAATATAAGCCTTACGAGCCCTATTTTTATTCAATGGTGATACCCGACTGGGGCACCTCGCATTTGCTGGCGAGCTCCTTAGGCGAAAAAGCTTTGAGCCTTGTCGACCTCGGCCACCATCTGCCCAATACCAATATCGAGCAGATTGTAGCCATTCTCATGATGCAGAAAAAACTTGGTGGCTTCCATTTCAACGACTCTAAATACGGAGACGACGATTTAACCGTGGCCAGCATCAAACCTTACCAATTCTTTCTTATCTTCAACGAACTGGTAGACGGTATGCAGAACACAAAGAACCCCGAACTTTCCTGGATGATCGACGCCAGCCACAACCTGAAGGATCCAATCGAGGATTTGATTCAGGCTATTGAAGCGATCAAAATTGCGTACGCCCAGGCCCTCATTGTTGACAGAGCGGCGTTGAAAAAGGCCCAAGCCACCAACGACGTGTCGGCAGCGCAAGAAGTACTGCAAAATGCCTTCCGCACTGACGTAAGAGCCCTGGTGGCAGAATCCCGCATGCGCATGGGTGGTGCCTATGATCCACTTCGCACATTTCGAGAAAATCAGATAAGAAAAGAACTCATTGCCAAACGGGGATTGAAAACTGTTGCTACCGGACTCTGA
- a CDS encoding GntR family transcriptional regulator: MEELLLDIREKSSVPKYKQIVGSVISSIEAGKIKYGQKLPSINQVSYDYLLARDTVEKAYNELKELGVIAAVKGKGYYISNSAPKSQLKVLMLFNKLSTYKKEIYNSIAQELGEKAHIDFFVYHCDFELFEKILTEHLTGYSYFVIMPHFADLNVEKLNSLLSKIPREKIIILDNRIEGVNHFSGCVYQDFKMDIYNALSEAQEKLSRYKKLILVFPENETYPYTRDIVTGFRRFCGFSNLPHEIISEIGSEHVIERNTAYVVIEESDLVNLIKLQRANGMELAKDVGIISYNDTPLKEVLSDGISVITTDFRKMGQLAAKAMLENKPIEVKNDFRFIERKSV; this comes from the coding sequence TTGGAAGAGCTATTGCTGGATATCAGAGAGAAGTCGAGTGTGCCTAAGTACAAGCAGATTGTAGGCAGCGTTATTTCCAGTATTGAAGCTGGCAAAATCAAGTATGGACAGAAGCTGCCATCCATCAATCAGGTGAGCTACGATTACCTTCTTGCCCGGGATACAGTGGAGAAGGCATACAATGAACTGAAAGAGCTTGGCGTGATAGCGGCTGTGAAGGGCAAGGGATACTATATCAGCAACTCGGCACCTAAATCGCAACTCAAGGTGCTCATGCTCTTCAATAAGTTGAGTACTTATAAGAAGGAGATATACAACTCCATTGCACAGGAGTTGGGGGAAAAGGCGCATATTGATTTTTTTGTTTACCACTGCGATTTCGAACTTTTCGAGAAGATACTTACAGAGCACCTCACTGGCTACAGCTATTTTGTGATAATGCCTCATTTTGCCGACCTGAATGTGGAAAAGCTGAATTCTTTGCTATCCAAAATACCCAGGGAGAAAATAATCATTCTGGATAACCGCATAGAAGGAGTAAATCACTTTAGTGGCTGCGTTTACCAGGACTTCAAAATGGATATTTATAATGCCCTGTCGGAAGCCCAGGAAAAGCTGAGCCGCTACAAAAAGCTTATTCTTGTGTTTCCCGAAAACGAAACCTATCCCTACACCAGAGATATTGTCACAGGTTTCCGAAGGTTTTGCGGGTTCAGCAATCTGCCCCACGAAATTATCAGTGAAATAGGTTCGGAACATGTTATTGAAAGAAACACAGCTTATGTGGTCATTGAAGAAAGCGATCTTGTCAACCTGATCAAGCTTCAGCGGGCCAATGGGATGGAGCTGGCCAAAGATGTTGGCATTATTTCTTACAATGATACCCCGTTGAAAGAAGTGCTTAGCGACGGCATTTCTGTGATTACGACTGATTTTCGCAAAATGGGCCAGCTGGCAGCGAAGGCAATGTTAGAGAATAAGCCCATTGAGGTGAAGAACGACTTTCGGTTTATAGAGAGGAAATCGGTGTGA
- a CDS encoding bifunctional aldolase/short-chain dehydrogenase, which yields MSAPTKTFKHVNYLWDDAKAAQLKGDEVALLLYRSNILGADLRITNYGGGNTSCKTMEKDPLTGKEVEVMWIKGSGGDIGTLTRSGLAGLYNDKLRSLENVYRGLEFEDEMVALFNHCIYDLDSKAPSIDTPLHGFLPFKHIDHLHPDAAIAIAASKDGEQITKDLFKGQISWVPWQRPGFDLGLQLKQSLADNPGIRGIMLGGHGLFTWGDTAYDCYINSLEVIDMASEYLEQNYGKTRPVFGGQILESLSPEKRKDQAAQLAPVLRGLASSYDRMVGHFTDDEKVLQFANSKDLERLAPLGTSCPDHFLRTKIRPLVLDLPKDADLSDKAAIKKQLEPYFQAYREMYAKYYNEHKRSNSPAMRDPNPVVIIWPGVGMFSFAKNKQTTRVASEFYINAINVMRGAEAISEYVALPLQEAFDIEYWLLEEAKLQRMPKEQPMSRKVALITGSAGGIGKAIADKLAAEGACVVITDIDEDRAAAANKTYKRDVSTYAKMDVTNPESIKVAFKKACLEFGGVDVIVNSAGLAISKSITDTSEQDYDLLMDVLTKGQFLVSQAGVDILRAQGLGGDIVNIVSKNALVSGPNNVVYGSAKAAQAHMSRLLAAELGPEKIRVNVVNPDAVIEGSKIWEGKWAEGRAKAYGVTVEELPAFYAKRTLLNEIIGTVDIANAVFAFTGGLLSKSTGNILNVDGGVAAAFVR from the coding sequence ATGAGTGCACCCACAAAAACATTCAAGCACGTTAACTACCTATGGGACGACGCAAAAGCAGCCCAGCTAAAAGGAGATGAAGTTGCCCTCCTCCTCTATCGCTCCAACATTCTCGGTGCCGATCTGCGCATCACCAACTACGGCGGCGGCAACACCAGCTGCAAAACCATGGAGAAGGATCCGCTAACAGGTAAAGAAGTAGAAGTGATGTGGATCAAAGGATCCGGCGGAGACATAGGCACGCTTACACGCAGTGGATTGGCCGGGCTTTACAACGACAAGCTCAGGTCACTGGAAAATGTGTACCGCGGCCTTGAGTTCGAAGACGAGATGGTGGCACTTTTTAACCACTGTATCTACGACCTCGACTCCAAAGCACCTTCCATCGACACGCCACTGCACGGCTTCCTGCCTTTCAAACATATAGATCACCTGCACCCCGATGCAGCCATTGCTATTGCAGCATCTAAGGACGGTGAACAAATAACCAAAGACCTTTTCAAAGGGCAGATTTCGTGGGTGCCATGGCAGCGACCCGGTTTCGACCTGGGTCTGCAGTTGAAGCAATCGCTGGCAGACAACCCTGGCATAAGAGGCATTATGTTGGGCGGCCACGGGCTGTTCACCTGGGGCGACACAGCCTATGACTGCTATATCAATAGCCTTGAGGTAATTGACATGGCGAGCGAGTACCTGGAGCAGAACTACGGCAAGACAAGGCCGGTTTTTGGTGGGCAAATACTGGAGTCCCTTTCTCCTGAAAAGAGAAAAGACCAGGCAGCGCAACTAGCCCCGGTGTTAAGGGGCCTTGCGTCAAGCTATGATCGCATGGTTGGCCACTTCACTGATGATGAAAAGGTGCTGCAGTTTGCCAATAGCAAAGACCTTGAGCGCCTGGCTCCTCTCGGCACCAGCTGTCCCGACCACTTCCTGAGAACCAAAATCAGGCCGTTGGTGCTCGACTTACCAAAAGACGCAGACCTGAGTGACAAAGCGGCCATCAAAAAGCAATTGGAACCCTATTTCCAGGCGTACAGAGAGATGTATGCGAAATATTACAATGAACACAAGCGCAGCAATAGCCCGGCCATGCGTGATCCAAACCCGGTCGTTATTATCTGGCCTGGCGTGGGCATGTTCTCTTTTGCGAAAAACAAGCAGACAACAAGGGTGGCATCGGAATTTTATATCAACGCTATCAACGTGATGCGTGGGGCCGAAGCCATTTCTGAGTACGTAGCCCTGCCTTTGCAGGAGGCTTTTGATATCGAGTACTGGCTATTGGAAGAAGCCAAACTGCAACGCATGCCTAAAGAGCAGCCCATGTCCCGCAAAGTGGCGCTCATTACCGGAAGTGCTGGCGGTATTGGAAAAGCCATTGCTGACAAGTTGGCCGCCGAAGGCGCCTGTGTGGTCATCACTGATATCGACGAAGACAGGGCCGCCGCAGCCAATAAAACTTACAAAAGGGACGTGTCGACCTACGCAAAAATGGACGTCACAAATCCAGAAAGTATCAAAGTGGCGTTCAAAAAAGCGTGCCTGGAATTTGGAGGCGTTGATGTTATTGTGAACTCAGCTGGATTGGCGATCAGCAAGTCAATAACTGATACATCGGAGCAAGACTATGACCTGCTGATGGACGTGCTTACCAAGGGACAGTTTTTGGTGTCTCAAGCGGGTGTCGACATTCTGCGTGCACAAGGGCTAGGCGGCGACATCGTGAATATTGTCAGCAAGAACGCACTGGTTTCCGGGCCAAACAACGTGGTGTATGGCTCCGCCAAAGCTGCACAGGCACACATGAGCAGGCTACTGGCAGCAGAGCTTGGGCCTGAGAAAATCAGGGTAAACGTTGTGAACCCGGACGCTGTAATTGAAGGCAGCAAAATATGGGAAGGCAAATGGGCTGAAGGCCGTGCGAAGGCCTACGGCGTAACGGTAGAAGAATTGCCTGCTTTCTACGCTAAGCGTACTTTGCTGAATGAGATCATCGGCACGGTAGACATTGCCAATGCAGTCTTCGCATTTACCGGCGGCTTGCTTAGCAAGAGTACCGGCAATATATTGAACGTCGACGGCGGCGTGGCTGCTGCTTTCGTCAGATAA